The sequence GCGGCGACGTGGTTGGCGTGGTCGAAGTCGAGGACCCACCGGCCGGGGTGCCGGCGCAGGGTGTGTAGCGCGGCGACGCGGCCCGTACCGTGCCTGCGGTGCCCCCGCAGTACGAAGAACTCGCTCATCTCCCGCTCACCGTCGGGCAGTTCGCGGGTCATGGTGAATCCGGCCAGGGCCCCGCCCACCCGGATGAGGCACGCCTCCCGGCTCGGCTCGGTGAAGTACGCGTCGAAGTAACGATAGGCGAACGTGCCCTGCGCGGTGACGTCTTGAGGACGCCAGGCGGAGAAGTCGTACAGGTAGAGCTGGAGGAGGCGGGCCAGCACGGGCCGGTCGGGCGGCGCGACCGGGGCCAGTTCGATCGTAGAGCCGCTCGCCGGACCGTTCGCAGGGCCGCTCACAGGGCCGTTCACCGTGCCCTTCGTCATGACGACCGCCTTCCGACAGCCCGCCGTGCGGACAGCGGCACCGGCGACGGCACTTGCGGCAGGCCGGATGCTGCCGCCGCGCGCGCCCGGTGTACGGCGACCCGCTCGCGGGTGGCGCAACGGCGCGAGCAGTAGCGGCGGTTCGGGCCGCGCCCCTCGGTGACGTAGACGTTCGGGCAGCGCGGCGAGGCGCACACGCCGCCGGGCGGGCGCTGCCGGTCCCAGACCAGGACGGCGAGCGCCATGCAGGAGGAGGACAGGAACCACTCGGCCCACGGCGCGTCGTCGTCGCTGTCCAGGTGCGGGTGCCAGGGGCTGCCCCCGGCGTGCGAGGTGAGGCGGAGCGGGCCGGTGCCTGCCGCGAGCAGGCGATTGAGGCGGGCCGCGGCCTCATCGACATGCCCGGCGGCGAACACCTCGCGCAGCAGGCGGGCGGCCGCACGCAGGTCGGCGAGGTCGGCGGCGGTGAAGGTGAGGGGTGCGGCCTCGCCGTTCGCGCACAGCACGGCGGCGACCGCGTCCCGGGTACGGGCGTCGGCGGCCTCGTTCACCGCCGCGCCCACGGACGTATCAGCGCCCTGATCCGCCCAGCTACCCTCCGCCGCAAGCGCGTTGACGAGGTCGGCGGTGCGCCTGGCGTTGGCCGCCACGGAGTGCCGGGTGGACCGGTCGTCGTACGGAGCCGGAGATGACATCTGTGCACTGTAACGCATGTGGCGCATGTTTGAGTTACCTGCGTAACGTCACTCGCATGGAAACGCGTCACAGCGGCCGCGCCCTGCGGTCGTATCTCGGCGGGGCGGCCGCGGCCCGGGTCGGCGACGAGATGTCGGGGCCCGCGCTGCTGCTGGCGGGGCTGGCCGCCACCGGTTCGGCGTCCCGCGCGGCGGCGGTACCGGCCGCGCTGATGGTGTCGGCGGCGGCCGGAGGGCCGCTGTTCGGCGTGCTGCTCGACCGGTCCGCCCGCCCCGGACGTCTGCTGGCCGCCGCGCTCGGCGGCTACGCGGCCGCCCTTGCGGTTCTCCTCGCGACTCTGGACCGGATGCCCATCGCTGCGACCGTTCTGCTCGGGGTGCTCGCCGGCCCGCTGGGACCCGCCCTGTCCGGCGGCTGGACCTCGCAACTCCCCCGCGTCGTCACCGCCGGCACGCTCGCGCGGGCGAACGCGCTCGACGCGATGACCTACGACCTGGCGAGCCTGGTCGGCCCCGCGCTCGCCGGGCTGGTGGCCGGGTTGGCGGGGGCGCCGGGCGCCGTCGCGGTCGCGGCCGCGCTCATCTGCCTGGCGCTGGCACCCGCGTGGGCACTGCCGCGCGCACCCGCCGAGCCCGCCAAGCCCGCCGTCCGGCGCCCGCCGCGCGCCCCGATCCGCGCCGACCTCGCCGCCGGGTTCCGCGCGATCCACCGCGCACCCGCGCTCGCCCGCGCGACGACCGCCTCGGTGGTGTCCTGCGTCGGCGCCGGCATGTTCATCACCTGCGCCCCGCTGCTCGGCGCGGCGTCGCTGGGCGGGGCCGGGCACGGCGCGTACCTGCTGTCCGGCTCCGCCGCGTCCGCGCTCGTCGCCAACACGCTCCTCGCCCGCCGTCCGCGCGCCCTGCGCCCGGACACCGTGCTGTGGTCGGCCATCGTCCTGGTCGGCGCCGCGCTCCTGCTCGCCGCGACGACACGCCCGTTGGCCCTCGCCGCCGCCGCGATCCTCGCCGGCGCAGGCCAAGGCCCGCAGCTCACGGCGCTGTTCGCGATCCGCCACCGCGACGCTCCCGCCCACCTGCGCGGCCAGGTCTTCACCACCGGCGCCAGCCTCAAGACCACCGGGTACGCCCTCGGCACCGCCCTCGCCGGCCCCCTCGCCACCCGCTCCCTGCCCGGCGCGCTCCTGGCCGCCGCTGCCTTCCAGGCACTCGCGGCCGTGTCGTTCGCCCTCGTCGGCCGCCGCCGCGACCCCCCCGGCCACCGGCGCCGAAGCGACGAGCGGTACGGAAAACGGCCGCACGCGATCGGCTGACGCCCCCCGCTGACGAAGTCGGCCCAGCCGGTTGCGGCCGGGACGAACACCGCCGAGACGAACGCGGCCCACCCGAGGCACGGAATTCCCGACCGCATCACGCGCTCGTCGCGGAACGGGTGTGGGCATGCTTGGAACGGGAGTTCGCCCGTGATCATGGGAGGGGACGTCGGTGAGCATGGGGTACGCGCAGCGGCCTGAACGTGTCGCGGTCATCGGAGTGGGCATTCTCGGCGCCTGCGTGGGCTGGAACCTGTCGCGGCACGGGGCCGAGGTGGTCTTCATCGACGCGGGCCGGCCGGGCGAAGGGGTCACCGACTGGTCCTTCTCGTGGGTCAACGCCAGCAACAAGACGGCGCGCAGGTCCTACTTCGACCTGAACGTCGCGGGCATGGCGGAATACCGTCAGCTCGCCGGGACCATCGGGCCGGGCCCATGGTGGCACCCCAGCGGTCACCTGCGCTGGGCGGACGATCCCGCGGCGGAGGCGAAACTCCTGGAAACCGCCGAACTGCTGGCCGGTTGGGACTACCAGGTCGAGGTGTGCGCGGGAGCCGAGGTGCGCCGCCGCCTCGAACCTGCGCTCACGGTGCCCGGCAAGACTCCGGTCCTGTTCTGCCCCGACGAAGCGTGGGTACACGGACGGCGTCTCGTCGGCCGCCTGGTCGGCCAGGCCGTCGAGTCGGGGGCCGAATGCCGGGCCGGCGCCGCGGTCGGTGACATCGGCATCGGCACCGACGGGAGCGTCCGGACGGTGACCCTGTCGGATGGGAGCCGTCTCGATGTCGACGTCGTCGTGAACGCGGCGGGCCCCCACGCCTCCCAGGTCGCCGAGCTCGTCGCACGGCAGTTGCCGATGCGCCGGGAACCCGGCGTCGTCACGCGGATCGACTGCGCACAGGTCCCCCCGGTCCACCGGGCCATGCACGCACCCCACATCGAGATCCGTCCCGACGGAGATACGTCGGTGGTCCTCCACAGCCGCGAGATCGACGCGCTCATCGACACCGGCGAAGACCCGGCGGAACTCGCACGGCTGCTCCACGAATCGGCGCGGCAGGTCGTTCCGGAACTCGGCAACTCCCGTGTCGCGCAGACGCGGGTGGCCCACCGGCCCATCCCGGCCGACGGGTTCCCCTCGGTGGGAGCGGTGCCTTCGGTGCCCGGCTACTACGAGGCCGTCTCCCACAGCGGCATCACGCTCGGGCCGGTGATCGGCAGGCTGCTCGCTGCGGAGATCCTCAGCGGGAAGAGGGACGGGATGCTCGCGGACTTCCGCCCGGAGCGGTTCTCCCGGTGACAGCATCGCGCGGAACTCGTCGCAGCCGATCCGGCCGCGGAGCGACACGACGGCGCGGGCGCCGCTATCGCCGCCGCAGCAGCGTGAAGTCCGCGAAGTCGAAGCCGGGGGTGACCACGCAGCTGACCAGCACCTCGCGGTCGGTGGCCGGCTCGGCGCGCTGCCAGGAACCGGCGGGGGCCACGGCGTGGAAGCAGGGGTCGGCGCCGGACGCCGGGTCGGCGGTCAGCAGGTGCTCGGTGACGCCGTCGGGCGCGGGCCCGGGCTTGCTGGTGCGCAGCAGCAGCGGGCCGCCCTGCTGCCAGAACCACACCTCGTCCGAGTCGACCTTGTGCCACTCGTAGTGCTCGCCGGGCGTGAGGAGGTAGTGGATCATGGTCGCGGAGGCGCGGGTGCCGGTGCCCGTGGGGTGCGCCAGGGGCACCGGCGAGGTGTAGATCCTGCGGTACCAGCCGCCCGCCGGGTGCGGGCTGAGGCCGAGCGTGCGGGCGAGTTCGGGTACATGTGTCATCGTTCGTCGGCCTCCGTCGGAAACGTCGGGCCCGCCCCATTGTGCGGTACGCGCACGCTCCCGCCCGCGTGCCCGGCCCGGCGCGCGGAAGCCGCGTGGGACGATCGGGGGACGCGGCCCCGCCACCGGCCATCTCCACCGGACCCGTCCACCGGACCGCCGCCCCGGGGCCGGCCGCCCCGATCCGCGAAGGAGACCCCCGCCCGTGCGCCTGCTGCTCACCACCGACACGCACGTGCCCAAGCGGGCCCGGGAGTTGCCGGCCGCGCTGCTCGCCGGGATCGACGCCGCCGACGTCGTCGTGCACGCGGGCGACTGGGTGGACGAGGCGACGCTCGACCTGCTGGAGGCCCGGGCGCGGCGGCTGGTCGCGGTGTACGGGAACAACGACGGCCCCGGGCTGCGGGCGCGGCTGCCGGAGGTGGCACGGGTACGGCTGGGTGGCGTGCGGTTCGCGGTGGTGCACGAGACGGGCCCGGCGCGCGGGCGGGAGGAGCGCTGCGCGGCGCTCTACGAGGACGCCGACGTGCTGGTCTTCGGGCACAGCCACATCCCGTGGGACTCGGTGGCCGCGACCGGGCTGCGGCTGCTCAACCCGGGTTCGCCGACGGACCGGCGGCGCGAGCCGTACCGCACGTACATGACGGCGGAGGCGGACGGCGGGAAGCTCTCCGGCGTCACGCTGCACCGGCTGGAACCGTGAGCGGCGGGGCAGCCGTTCAGCCCGCGGGCCGGGCCCGCGCCGTCGCACCGCCCGCACCGCCCGTGCCGCCTGCCGCGCGCCGGCTCGTGCCGTCGTCCTCCATCGGCGCCCGCAGCGGCCGGGCCAGCGCGGTGATGCCCTCGTCGAGGCGTTGCAGGTGGCGCAGCACGCGGTAGGTGACGGTGCCGGAGCGCAGGTTGCTGCTCCCGGAACCCTCCAGCATGGACGCGATACTCGGCCCGGTCCGCACCGCGGGCCCTCTGCGGGCCTCCGCGCGCCGGTCGGTGTCCCCCTCGGGCGGCGCGGCGACCGTGGCGCCCGACACCGCGACCGCCACCGCCCTCTCCTTCGTCGACTCCTGCGCCTCGACGTGGCTGATGAGCGCGTCGATGTTGTGGGCGATGCGCGGACCGACCGCGGCGAGCCGGGGGTCGGCGGCCACGCTCCGGCTGTAGGGCACGAGTTCGGCGGTGGCCGCCAGGGAACGGGCGTGGTATGCGCAGGTCTCCAGCAGGGCGACGAGGTAGCGGGCGGTGCGGCGGCGGACCCGCAGCGGGGTGATGGGGTAGGTGAGCGGGCTGGTGGAGCGGCGCAGGGCATCCAGGGCGGTGTCGAGGTCGCGGGACATGTCGACGAGGTCGACGGCCGGGCCGCCGCCGAGCTGGTCCACCGCCGCCACGGACACGTCGCGCAACCGGGTCAGGACGGTGACGAGTTGGGCGTCGGTGTGCTCGTCGGTGCGGATCGGCAGGACCAGCACGGCGGCGATCACCCCGCACGCGGCGCCGAGCGCGGTCTCCTCGATCCTCAGCAGCAGCACGGACAGGCTGTAGGTGTGCAGCAGGGTGTAGAGCAGCCCGAGCATGGCGGTGACGAAGAACGACATCAGCGTGTACGACACGGGCGCGGTGAAGAACATCGCGAAGATGAAGACCAGGACCAGCGCGAACGCGGTCCAGGTGTGGTGGCCGATCGCGCCGGCGAGCAGGACGCCGGCGACGACGCCGCAGACGGTGCCGATCAGCCGCCGGTAGCCCTTGACCAGGATCTCGGCGGTGGAGGAGGTGTTGAGGAACACCACCCAGCAGGTCAGTACGGCCCAGTACCAGCGCTGCGAGGACAGGAACTCGCCGCCGAGGACGGCCAGTGCGGAGCCGGTGGCGACCTGGAAGGCGGCGCGGGTGCTGGGGCGGTCCAGGCCGGTGCGCACACTGGGGGCGGAGTCGTCGGCCAGCGCCAGGTCCTCGGCGTCGAACTCCTCGCGGGAGCGTACGGTCTCGGGCGCGTCGTCGGAGTCGTCGCCGGGGCCGTCGAGGGCCATCCGCAGGCCGAGGACGGCGCGGGCGGTCTCGCCGATGCCGCGGAAGGCGTCCTGGATCGCGGGGGTGGCGCGGGGCAGGTTCGCGTCGTCGCGATAGGCGAGCAGGCGGTTGCGCAGGTGGGTGACGGCGGTGCCGCGGCCGTCCTCGGACAGGCGCGCGACGAGCAACTGGAGGGCGCGCATCTCCTTGCGCAGGGTGCGGACGGCCTCGTCCTCGTCGCTGAGCCGGCGCACCGGCGCGGGCAGCGGGGCGTTCGGCAGGTGCAGGGTGAGGGTGTCGGCGTGGCCGCTGCCGCGGGTGTTGAGCAGCAGGATGCCGAGCCGCTCGGCGGCGATCTCGGCGTCCACGACGCGGCGCTGGAGCTGGTTGGCGGTGGCCGGGTCGGAGGTGCCGTCCTCCAGCCTGGCCTGGATCATCAGGGCGCTCTCGTGCAGCCGTGCGGTGTCCTTGCGCAGGTCGGCGACGGCGCTGTCGAGGTGGTCGGCCGGGGACTCCAGCACCTCGCGCTGGGTGGCGACGAGTTGCACGGTGCGGGCCCGGAACGCCTGCCGCAGCCGGCGCATGGTCCGCTCG comes from Streptomyces sp. NBC_00448 and encodes:
- a CDS encoding GNAT family N-acetyltransferase; this encodes MTKGTVNGPVSGPANGPASGSTIELAPVAPPDRPVLARLLQLYLYDFSAWRPQDVTAQGTFAYRYFDAYFTEPSREACLIRVGGALAGFTMTRELPDGEREMSEFFVLRGHRRHGTGRVAALHTLRRHPGRWVLDFDHANHVAARFWPLVAAEATESAGGTVSREDHFPPAVAHAVTCLRFSVAPPAD
- a CDS encoding CGNR zinc finger domain-containing protein — translated: MSSPAPYDDRSTRHSVAANARRTADLVNALAAEGSWADQGADTSVGAAVNEAADARTRDAVAAVLCANGEAAPLTFTAADLADLRAAARLLREVFAAGHVDEAAARLNRLLAAGTGPLRLTSHAGGSPWHPHLDSDDDAPWAEWFLSSSCMALAVLVWDRQRPPGGVCASPRCPNVYVTEGRGPNRRYCSRRCATRERVAVHRARAAAASGLPQVPSPVPLSARRAVGRRSS
- a CDS encoding MFS transporter, whose protein sequence is METRHSGRALRSYLGGAAAARVGDEMSGPALLLAGLAATGSASRAAAVPAALMVSAAAGGPLFGVLLDRSARPGRLLAAALGGYAAALAVLLATLDRMPIAATVLLGVLAGPLGPALSGGWTSQLPRVVTAGTLARANALDAMTYDLASLVGPALAGLVAGLAGAPGAVAVAAALICLALAPAWALPRAPAEPAKPAVRRPPRAPIRADLAAGFRAIHRAPALARATTASVVSCVGAGMFITCAPLLGAASLGGAGHGAYLLSGSAASALVANTLLARRPRALRPDTVLWSAIVLVGAALLLAATTRPLALAAAAILAGAGQGPQLTALFAIRHRDAPAHLRGQVFTTGASLKTTGYALGTALAGPLATRSLPGALLAAAAFQALAAVSFALVGRRRDPPGHRRRSDERYGKRPHAIG
- a CDS encoding NAD(P)/FAD-dependent oxidoreductase — protein: MGYAQRPERVAVIGVGILGACVGWNLSRHGAEVVFIDAGRPGEGVTDWSFSWVNASNKTARRSYFDLNVAGMAEYRQLAGTIGPGPWWHPSGHLRWADDPAAEAKLLETAELLAGWDYQVEVCAGAEVRRRLEPALTVPGKTPVLFCPDEAWVHGRRLVGRLVGQAVESGAECRAGAAVGDIGIGTDGSVRTVTLSDGSRLDVDVVVNAAGPHASQVAELVARQLPMRREPGVVTRIDCAQVPPVHRAMHAPHIEIRPDGDTSVVLHSREIDALIDTGEDPAELARLLHESARQVVPELGNSRVAQTRVAHRPIPADGFPSVGAVPSVPGYYEAVSHSGITLGPVIGRLLAAEILSGKRDGMLADFRPERFSR
- a CDS encoding cupin domain-containing protein, translating into MTHVPELARTLGLSPHPAGGWYRRIYTSPVPLAHPTGTGTRASATMIHYLLTPGEHYEWHKVDSDEVWFWQQGGPLLLRTSKPGPAPDGVTEHLLTADPASGADPCFHAVAPAGSWQRAEPATDREVLVSCVVTPGFDFADFTLLRRR
- a CDS encoding metallophosphoesterase family protein, translated to MRLLLTTDTHVPKRARELPAALLAGIDAADVVVHAGDWVDEATLDLLEARARRLVAVYGNNDGPGLRARLPEVARVRLGGVRFAVVHETGPARGREERCAALYEDADVLVFGHSHIPWDSVAATGLRLLNPGSPTDRRREPYRTYMTAEADGGKLSGVTLHRLEP
- a CDS encoding FUSC family protein, with the protein product MAGTRGTRRALTDLWDRYSASDPGLLRLMAGLRTVGSIGLALLVLAVMDTPVTQLVAGAMAAMVSTFAIRDKRVPDQAVTLALGLPAALASVSLGSLLNPHVVVGDIFFVLLIFVCAYVRRFGDRYTAIGMISFQVYFVSLFVHATPSDLPGLCLTLTIAFACSALTRFAFVPETPERTMRRLRQAFRARTVQLVATQREVLESPADHLDSAVADLRKDTARLHESALMIQARLEDGTSDPATANQLQRRVVDAEIAAERLGILLLNTRGSGHADTLTLHLPNAPLPAPVRRLSDEDEAVRTLRKEMRALQLLVARLSEDGRGTAVTHLRNRLLAYRDDANLPRATPAIQDAFRGIGETARAVLGLRMALDGPGDDSDDAPETVRSREEFDAEDLALADDSAPSVRTGLDRPSTRAAFQVATGSALAVLGGEFLSSQRWYWAVLTCWVVFLNTSSTAEILVKGYRRLIGTVCGVVAGVLLAGAIGHHTWTAFALVLVFIFAMFFTAPVSYTLMSFFVTAMLGLLYTLLHTYSLSVLLLRIEETALGAACGVIAAVLVLPIRTDEHTDAQLVTVLTRLRDVSVAAVDQLGGGPAVDLVDMSRDLDTALDALRRSTSPLTYPITPLRVRRRTARYLVALLETCAYHARSLAATAELVPYSRSVAADPRLAAVGPRIAHNIDALISHVEAQESTKERAVAVAVSGATVAAPPEGDTDRRAEARRGPAVRTGPSIASMLEGSGSSNLRSGTVTYRVLRHLQRLDEGITALARPLRAPMEDDGTSRRAAGGTGGAGGATARARPAG